A window from Chitinophaga filiformis encodes these proteins:
- a CDS encoding type IX secretion system membrane protein PorP/SprF, which yields MTSKFYKIILSIAFFLSFQSAHAQHDAQFSQYMFNGLYINPAYAGYKEQWNVNLFYRTQWAGLPGAPKTFSAAADGVINDGRVGLGLQVVNDQLGAEKNTALYGTYAYRIPLDADGNKRLAIGVSAGFIQQRLDLKALNPASQNDALLMNAKGTSMMPDARVGIFYNSERLFAGVSADNIISGSFQKSDKLRTYLPLKPNLFVTVGGLLPVSENISFKPSLLVKEDFAGPTSADLNAFFLFHEKLWIGASYRTAVFNKGEIENSLTKSGAIAGMIDVFINSKLRIGYAYDQTTNGTGANSFSTHEVSLTYTWANPKARMLSPRYF from the coding sequence ATGACTAGCAAGTTTTATAAGATTATTCTTTCAATAGCTTTCTTCCTATCATTCCAGTCTGCGCATGCTCAGCATGATGCACAATTCAGCCAGTATATGTTTAACGGGTTGTACATCAACCCGGCATATGCAGGCTACAAAGAGCAATGGAACGTCAATTTATTCTACCGTACCCAGTGGGCAGGATTGCCGGGGGCGCCTAAGACCTTCTCCGCCGCGGCCGATGGAGTGATCAATGACGGCAGGGTAGGACTGGGGCTCCAGGTGGTAAACGACCAGCTGGGGGCTGAGAAAAATACCGCCCTGTATGGTACCTATGCTTATCGCATTCCATTGGATGCTGATGGCAACAAACGCCTGGCGATCGGTGTAAGCGCAGGCTTTATACAGCAACGACTGGACCTGAAAGCACTCAATCCCGCTTCACAGAACGACGCACTGCTGATGAATGCAAAAGGTACTTCTATGATGCCGGATGCCCGTGTAGGTATCTTCTATAATAGCGAGCGCCTGTTTGCTGGTGTATCTGCCGATAATATCATTTCCGGCTCTTTCCAGAAATCTGATAAACTCAGAACTTATCTCCCGCTGAAACCGAACCTGTTTGTGACGGTTGGAGGCCTGTTGCCGGTATCTGAAAATATTTCATTCAAGCCATCCCTGCTGGTAAAAGAAGATTTTGCCGGTCCTACCAGTGCAGATCTGAACGCCTTTTTCCTGTTTCATGAGAAGCTGTGGATAGGGGCTTCCTACCGTACTGCCGTCTTTAATAAAGGAGAGATCGAAAACTCTCTGACTAAATCAGGCGCTATTGCCGGTATGATCGATGTCTTCATCAACAGCAAGCTACGCATTGGCTATGCTTATGATCAGACTACAAACGGTACGGGAGCGAACAGCTTTTCTACTCATGAGGTATCATTGACTTACACCTGGGCAAACCCCAAAGCAAGGATGTTATCTCCACGATATTTCTAA
- a CDS encoding TlpA disulfide reductase family protein: MKKQILLVAALLPMLAKAQSNTFTITGKIGHLNAPARVYFDYTDFLNAGGGREDSADVVDGTFKFTGELSGIATCRMALAHHGDGKMKAVYTGDVIYFQFGPENFVISSKDSLSNAVFTGSKVHDEEDAYNKAIGGTIMAITKNANYDYSSGTEAQRADSNFLKAVDQKFRQRVADRTEKQLQFAKEHPNSVFALVALSEVLTFKKDMAEITPVYNALNAKYRNSKKGKEVDQRIKSVQLTTKGAVAPVFTMKDVKGHPVSLKDLRGKTVLLEFWASWCSPCRAENPNLKEQYRLYKEKGFEILAVSLDSDKKKWEEAIEKDGVPWIHVSDLKGWSNEAGILYGVTAVPAGFLIGPDGKIIGNNLRGEALNKKLAELLN, translated from the coding sequence ATGAAAAAACAAATTTTGCTTGTTGCAGCACTTTTACCCATGCTCGCAAAAGCGCAATCCAACACTTTTACCATTACAGGTAAAATAGGTCATCTCAACGCACCTGCCCGGGTTTATTTCGACTACACTGATTTCCTGAATGCCGGAGGTGGCAGGGAAGATTCTGCAGATGTAGTGGACGGTACCTTCAAATTCACCGGGGAATTGTCTGGTATTGCGACCTGCCGTATGGCGCTCGCGCATCATGGAGACGGGAAAATGAAGGCAGTGTACACAGGAGATGTGATCTATTTCCAGTTTGGCCCGGAGAACTTTGTTATCAGCTCGAAAGATTCACTGAGCAATGCTGTATTTACCGGTTCCAAAGTACATGATGAGGAAGATGCCTATAACAAGGCCATTGGCGGTACCATCATGGCTATTACCAAAAATGCAAACTACGATTATTCCTCCGGTACGGAAGCACAGCGGGCTGATTCCAACTTCCTGAAGGCTGTTGATCAAAAATTCCGCCAGCGTGTGGCTGACAGAACAGAGAAGCAGTTACAGTTCGCCAAAGAGCATCCGAATTCCGTGTTCGCATTGGTAGCATTGTCAGAAGTGCTGACCTTTAAAAAGGACATGGCAGAGATCACACCTGTCTACAATGCGCTGAATGCGAAATACCGTAATTCCAAGAAAGGGAAGGAGGTAGATCAGCGTATCAAGTCCGTACAGCTGACCACTAAAGGCGCCGTTGCGCCGGTCTTTACAATGAAAGACGTAAAGGGACACCCTGTTTCACTGAAAGACCTGAGAGGGAAAACGGTGCTGCTGGAATTCTGGGCCAGCTGGTGCAGCCCTTGCCGCGCAGAGAACCCTAACCTGAAGGAGCAGTACAGACTGTACAAGGAGAAAGGCTTTGAGATACTGGCGGTATCCCTGGACAGCGATAAAAAGAAGTGGGAAGAAGCGATCGAAAAAGATGGCGTACCATGGATTCATGTGTCTGACCTGAAGGGATGGTCTAATGAAGCAGGTATACTCTATGGTGTAACAGCGGTACCGGCGGGTTTCCTGATCGGGCCTGACGGAAAGATCATCGGAAACAACCTGAGAGGAGAAGCACTGAATAAGAAGCTGGCAGAGTTGCTGAACTAG
- a CDS encoding OmpA family protein, whose translation MNRKHYTLPALLSAMLVMGMFTSASGQYIIKEANNQATLYNYAAAIPLYQKAYRKKETVEAARGLADGYRRLKDYTAAAGWYEKLVAMPEHTAADELHYAGILMNNEQYAAAKTVLTGYLGKTPGDKIAESMKAGCDSAVKWLAAPVRGDMENLKGLNSVWSDWSTAFRQGEVIFASDRPYDSLRRDALFNNTNIKRKRYGYTGNSYLHLYESKGLDSGHVMTMARAVNGDYHSADASYTADGKTCYYAVTNLARKRGSLLGKEQPYTLNIELRTQQWDDNKGAWQQGPAFPYNEIFNYSVGDPFISADGRTLYFVADYGEKGQGGTDIYYCTKDASGQWQQPVNMGPGINSAGNERSPMFDSTGVFYFSTDGRPGMGGLDIFRAVKMNGAWEVLNMGVPVNSAQDDFAPAYNGTNTLYFSSNRKGGKGSDDLYRFTPAKILVFSLEGKALNKKTNTPLGSAEITLRNKETGAVKKFTTDGEGNFHFALDSLSAYGLDGEKALFRPETGVAVITKGLTESAVLHRDLYLEKIEVETVENKPKDPVPVKGIGVPKKIDLAGKFNPQNIYFDLGKADVRPDAARELDKLISLLKENPSWRVDMSFHTDSRSDDSYNLKLSQRRAASTLAYFLAKGIDKKRLTAKGYGETRLINRCANGVRCSEAEHQANRRTEFVIFER comes from the coding sequence ATGAATAGAAAACACTATACCCTTCCGGCACTCTTAAGTGCTATGCTGGTGATGGGAATGTTTACAAGTGCAAGTGGACAATATATTATCAAGGAGGCCAACAACCAGGCTACATTATATAACTATGCTGCTGCTATTCCTTTATACCAGAAAGCATACAGGAAGAAAGAAACAGTGGAAGCCGCACGCGGACTGGCAGACGGCTACCGGCGGCTGAAAGATTATACAGCTGCTGCAGGCTGGTATGAAAAGCTCGTGGCGATGCCGGAGCATACGGCAGCCGATGAACTGCATTATGCGGGCATCCTGATGAATAATGAGCAGTATGCAGCTGCCAAAACAGTATTGACCGGCTACCTGGGTAAAACACCGGGCGATAAAATAGCGGAGAGTATGAAGGCGGGTTGTGACAGCGCCGTGAAATGGCTGGCAGCTCCCGTAAGAGGGGATATGGAGAACCTGAAAGGCCTGAACAGTGTATGGTCTGACTGGAGCACTGCCTTCAGACAGGGAGAAGTGATCTTCGCCTCCGACCGCCCTTACGATTCGCTGCGGCGAGACGCACTTTTTAATAACACCAACATCAAAAGAAAGCGCTATGGTTATACCGGTAACAGTTACCTGCACCTGTATGAAAGCAAAGGACTGGACAGCGGGCACGTAATGACGATGGCGCGCGCAGTGAATGGCGATTACCACAGTGCAGATGCCAGTTATACAGCTGACGGAAAGACCTGTTATTATGCAGTGACCAACCTGGCCAGGAAGCGTGGCAGCCTGCTGGGGAAAGAGCAGCCCTATACTCTGAATATCGAGCTCAGAACACAACAGTGGGATGACAACAAAGGCGCCTGGCAACAGGGTCCCGCTTTCCCTTATAACGAGATCTTTAACTATTCTGTAGGAGACCCGTTTATCAGCGCAGATGGCAGAACGCTCTATTTTGTAGCCGACTATGGCGAAAAGGGACAGGGTGGCACAGATATCTATTACTGTACGAAAGACGCCAGCGGACAGTGGCAGCAGCCTGTTAACATGGGGCCTGGCATCAACAGCGCCGGCAATGAACGTTCGCCGATGTTCGATAGCACCGGTGTGTTTTATTTTTCGACCGATGGCCGGCCTGGTATGGGTGGATTGGACATATTCAGGGCCGTCAAGATGAACGGCGCCTGGGAAGTACTGAACATGGGCGTACCGGTAAACAGTGCGCAGGACGATTTTGCACCCGCCTATAACGGCACCAACACATTGTACTTTTCCTCCAACAGGAAAGGCGGAAAAGGCAGTGACGACCTTTATCGGTTTACGCCGGCGAAAATACTGGTCTTCAGCCTGGAAGGTAAAGCGCTGAATAAGAAAACGAATACACCATTGGGTAGTGCAGAGATCACCCTGCGCAATAAGGAAACCGGCGCCGTAAAGAAATTCACGACCGACGGCGAAGGGAATTTTCATTTTGCATTGGACAGTTTGTCTGCCTATGGCCTGGATGGCGAAAAGGCCTTGTTCAGACCGGAAACAGGGGTTGCCGTTATCACTAAAGGATTAACAGAATCTGCAGTACTACACCGCGACCTCTACCTGGAAAAGATAGAAGTGGAGACTGTGGAAAATAAGCCGAAAGATCCTGTGCCGGTTAAGGGAATAGGCGTTCCCAAAAAGATCGACCTGGCAGGTAAATTCAATCCGCAGAACATCTATTTCGATCTCGGTAAGGCCGACGTACGTCCGGATGCAGCCAGAGAACTGGATAAGCTGATAAGTTTGCTGAAGGAAAATCCATCCTGGAGAGTGGATATGTCCTTCCATACAGACAGTCGCTCTGATGACAGTTACAACCTGAAACTGTCTCAGCGCCGCGCTGCATCTACCCTGGCTTATTTCCTGGCTAAAGGCATCGATAAGAAACGACTGACAGCGAAAGGCTATGGCGAAACAAGATTGATCAATCGTTGTGCCAATGGCGTGCGCTGCTCCGAAGCAGAACATCAGGCAAACCGCAGAACTGAATTTGTTATTTTTGAAAGATAA
- a CDS encoding DUF1801 domain-containing protein has translation MAEQKTKPTEQAVTSFLEGVTDENVRKDCIALAQLMEKATGFPPRMWGASIVGFGQYHYKYESGHEGDACLAGFSPRKQNISLYVMNFDSRPALLDKLGKYKAGKGCLYIKKLSDVDGQVLAQLVEASAVYLQKKYPGK, from the coding sequence ATGGCAGAACAGAAAACCAAACCAACCGAACAGGCAGTAACAAGCTTCCTGGAAGGCGTGACAGATGAAAATGTAAGGAAGGACTGCATTGCGCTCGCACAATTGATGGAAAAAGCAACGGGATTTCCTCCCAGGATGTGGGGCGCCAGTATAGTAGGTTTCGGTCAGTACCATTATAAATACGAAAGCGGGCATGAAGGTGATGCCTGCCTGGCTGGTTTTTCTCCGCGTAAACAGAATATCTCGTTGTATGTGATGAACTTTGACAGTCGACCGGCCTTGCTGGACAAACTGGGGAAGTATAAGGCCGGTAAAGGTTGTCTCTACATCAAAAAACTGTCTGATGTAGATGGACAGGTACTGGCACAGCTGGTAGAAGCATCCGCAGTATATCTGCAAAAGAAATACCCGGGTAAATAA